In the genome of Girardinichthys multiradiatus isolate DD_20200921_A chromosome 7, DD_fGirMul_XY1, whole genome shotgun sequence, one region contains:
- the osgepl1 gene encoding probable tRNA N6-adenosine threonylcarbamoyltransferase, mitochondrial isoform X1 has translation MTLITMSQCRARSLQRLLRCKPASGSKASCSRLVLGIETSCDDTGAAVMDETGTILGESLHSQKEVHLRNGGIIPTVAQQLHRENIERVVQEALDRSGVTPAELCAVATTVKPGLALSLGVGLQFSQRFVREHNKPFIPIHHMEAHALTVRMLHPLTFPFLVLLVSGGHSLLAVARGVRDFLLLGHTLDEAPGDTLDKVARRLSLRKHPQCFTLSGGQAIELLAKDGDRKRFGFRTPMGQTPDCCFSFAGLRNQITMLIKKKEAEEGVEEGTLLSCVNDIAAATQHTVALHLAKRTHRAVLFCKANDLLPSGNPTLVLSGGVASNQYIRKALMIITEATGLRLLCPPAKFCTDNGVMIAWNGVERLREGNGILPPDVDVSYEPKAPLGVDISAEVRAAAIRLPSIQLKIPN, from the exons ATGACGCTTATAACTATGTCCCAATGTAGGGCAAGAAGCCTGCAGAGGCTGCTGCGGTGCAAACCCGCGTCAGGAAGCAAGGCATCCTGCAGCAGACTGGTTTTAGGCATCGAGACCAGCTGTGATGACACTGGAGCTGCTGTGATGGACGAAACTGGAACCATACTGGGAGAATCTCTGCATTCCCAGAAAGAGGTACACCTGAG gaATGGTGGCATCATCCCCACAGTAGCTCAGCAGCTCCACAGGGAAAACATTGAGCGTGTGGTCCAGGAGGCTCTGGACAGGAGCGGCGTGACTCCAGCTGAGCTCTGCGCCGTGGCCACCACCGTGAAGCCTGGCTTGGCTCTGAGTTTAGGTGTCGGCCTGCAGTTCAGTCAGAGATTTGTGAGGGAGCACAATAAGCCGTTCATTCCTATCCACCACATGGAAGCCCATGCCTTGACCGTTAGAATGCTCCATCCTCTAACCTTTCCCTTCCTGGTGCTTCTGGTGTCTGGTGGCCACTCACTCCTGGCTGTAGCTAGAGGAGTCAGGGACTTTCTGCTCCTTGGCCACACGCTTGATGAAGCTCCAGGGGACACACTAGATAAA GTGGCCAGACGTCTGTCCCTCAGGAAACACCCACAGTGCTTCACACTGAGTGGAGGGCAAGCCATAGAGCTTCTGGCAAAGGACGGTGACAGGAAGAGGTTTGGTTTCAGGACACCTATGGGGCAAACTCCCGACTGTTGCTTTTCTTTCGCCGGACTTCGGAATCAGATTACGATGTTGATAAAGAAGAAAGAGGCAGAGGAAG GTGTAGAAGAAGGAACTCTTCTGTCATGTGTGAACGACATTGCAGCTGCGACTCAGCACACGGTCGCCTTACATCTTGCAAAGAGGACACATCGTGCTGTCCTGTTCTGTAAAGCCAACGATCTGCTGCCTTCAGGCAACCCAACCCTG GTGTTGTCTGGAGGAGTTGCAAGCAACCAGTATATCCGTAAAGCTCTGATGATTATCACAGAGGCGACTGGACTACGACTGCTCTGTCCTCCGGCCAAATTCTGCACCGACAACGGCGTGATGATCGCCTG GAATGGAGTTGAGCGCCTGAGAGAAGGAAACGGGATCCTGCCGCCAGATGTGGACGTCAGCTATGAGCCAAA AGCTCCACTGGGTGTGGACATCTCAGCGGAGGTGAGGGCTGCCGCCATCAGGTTACCATCGATCCAGTTGAAGATCCCAAACTGA
- the ormdl1 gene encoding ORM1-like protein 1 — protein sequence MNVGVAHSEVNPNTRVMNSRGIWLTYALGVGVLHIVLLSIPFFSVPVVWTLTNVIHNLGMYVFMHAVKGTPFETPDQGKARLLTHWEQLDYGVQFTSSRKFFTISPIILYFLASFYTKYDMTHFVINTASLLSVLIPKLPQLHGVRILGINKY from the exons ATGAACGTGGGTGTGGCACACAGTGAGGTGAACCCAAACACTCGTGTGATGAACAGTCGGGGGATCTGGCTGACTTACGCCCTCGGTGTCGGTGTTCTTCACATTGTGCTCCTGAGCATACCCTTCTTCAGTGTTCCTGTGGTCTGGACTCTAACCAACGTCATACACAACCTG GGCATGTACGTGTTCATGCATGCGGTGAAAGGAACGCCCTTTGAGACCCCCGACCAGGGAAAAGCCAGGCTTCTCACTCACTGGGAACAGCTGGACTACGGCGTGCAGTTCACCTCCTCCAGGAAGTTCTTCACCATTTCCCCGATCATTCT atACTTCCTCGCCAGTTTCTACACAAAGTATGACATGACACACTTTGTGATCAACACTGCGTCACTTCTGAGCGTCCTGATCCCCAAGCTGCCACAGCTGCACGGAGTCAGGATTTTAGGCATCAACAAGTATTGA
- the adat3 gene encoding probable inactive tRNA-specific adenosine deaminase-like protein 3 isoform X1, translated as MERPACVVEDLKQFVVREAPQTVYYIPDFISEEEESYLLQQVYKSPKTKWTQLSGRRLQNWGGLPHPKGMLVDKIPDWLQNYCEKISLLGAFSGKTANHVLVNEYEQGEGIMPHEDGPLYHPTVTTISLGSHTLLDFYRPISSRDGEASQTEENRYLFSLLVKPRSLLILQDEMYQRLLHGIQERDQDRLTDKEDAEIMEPQMKRWKGSECNADSWVAYPILSDEQSQDVELVEAFAAPIVNKKETSRLIRELNSLYPLNGLQHVKRVRACRNKDSPHPLEVLLCLISDVPNTKELSILSLLPSDGDKWEGLGEPFVVKIPARPPLTRPQFELASQRWPTSFHEDKQVTVALKGELFSPQQKAMMHTFMTSAVAAARAAEQLGMGAVGAVVVDPEREQVIAVGHDCRGDHPLHHAVMVCIDLVAQSQGGGYYRSDRYAACRFTPTDPTPTESHPEGGALPYICTGYDLYVTREPCVMCAMALVHSRIGRVFYGAASADGALGSKFKIHTQKDLNHRFEVYRGVLSKQCEDLNTRTS; from the exons ATGGAGCGTCCAGCTTGTGTTGTGGAAGATTTGAAGCAGTTCGTTGTTAGAGAAGCTCCACAAACTGTGTACTACATCCCAGATTTCATATCAGAAGAAGAGGAGTCCTACCTTCTACAGCAGGTTTATAAATCCCCAAAAACTAAATGGACCCAGCTGTCAGGTCGACGGCTCCAGAACTGGGGAGGGTTACCGCATCCCAAAGGCATGTTGGTGGATAAGATTCCTGACTGGCTTCAGAACTACTGTGAGAAGATATCCTTACTGGGAGCTTTCAGTGGGAAAACTGCCAACCATGTGCTGGTGAACGAGTATGAACAAGGTGAAGGAATCATGCCCCATGAAGATGGCCCATTATACCATCCCACAGTCACCACCATCAGCCTGGGCTCCCACACCCTGCTGGACTTCTACAGACCCATCAGTAGCCGGGATGGCGAGGCGTCGCAGACCGAGGAGAACCGGTACCTGTTCTCCCTGCTGGTGAAGCCGCGCAGCCTACTGATCCTGCAGGACGAGATGTACCAACGCCTCCTGCATGGCATCCAGGAGCGCGACCAGGACAGGCTGACGGACAAG GAGGACGCTGAGATAATGGAACCTCAGATGAAACGGTGGAAAGGGTCAGAGTGCAACGCCGACTCCTGGGTCGCTTATCCCATCCTGTCAGATGAACAGTCACAAGACGTGGAGCTGGTCGAGGCGTTCGCCGCTCCGATCGTCAACAAGAAAGAGACGTCTCGGCTCATCAGAGAGCTGAACAGCCTCTACCCGTTAAACGGCCTGCAGCACGTCAAGAGGGTCCGGGCCTGCAGGAACAAGGACAGTCCTCATCCTCTGGAGGTCCTGCTGTGCCTCATCAGTGATGTTCCCAACACGAAGGAGCTCAGCATCCTGTCCCTCCTGCCTTCAGATGGAGATAAATGGGAAGGACTGGGTGAGCCGTTTGTGGTTAAGATCCCTGCGCGACCTCCGCTGACCCGGCCTCAGTTTGAGCTGGCGAGCCAGCGCTGGCCCACATCCTTTCATGAGGACAAGCAGGTGACCGTGGCTCTGAAAGGAGAGCTCTTCAGTCCCCAACAAAAAGCCATGATGCACACGTTCATGACATCTGCTGTGGCCGCTGCCAGAGCTGCAGAGCAGCTGGGGATGGGGGCAGTGGGAGCGGTTGTTGTTGACCCTGAGAGGGAGCAGGTCATAGCTGTTGGTCACGACTGCAGAGGGGACCACCCACTGCATCACGCCGTCATGGTCTGCATCGACCTGGTGGCTCAGAGTCAGGGAGGAGGTTATTATCGGTCCGACAGGTACGCAGCGTGCAGGTTCACCCCCACCGACCCAACTCCAACAGAGTCCCATCCAGAGGGAGGCGCTCTGCCGTACATATGCACCGGTTACGACCTGTACGTCACCAGAGAGCCCTGCGTTATGTGCGCCATGGCGCTGGTGCACTCCCGGATCGGTCGGGTTTTCTACGGCGCTGCGTCTGCCGATGGAGCTTTAGGGAGTAAATTCAAAATCCACACGCAGAAAGATCTGAACCATCGCTTTGAGGTTTACAGAGGAGTCCTGAGCAAGCAGTGTGAGGACCTGAACACGAGGACCTCATGA
- the osgepl1 gene encoding probable tRNA N6-adenosine threonylcarbamoyltransferase, mitochondrial isoform X2: MEAHALTVRMLHPLTFPFLVLLVSGGHSLLAVARGVRDFLLLGHTLDEAPGDTLDKVARRLSLRKHPQCFTLSGGQAIELLAKDGDRKRFGFRTPMGQTPDCCFSFAGLRNQITMLIKKKEAEEGVEEGTLLSCVNDIAAATQHTVALHLAKRTHRAVLFCKANDLLPSGNPTLVLSGGVASNQYIRKALMIITEATGLRLLCPPAKFCTDNGVMIAWNGVERLREGNGILPPDVDVSYEPKAPLGVDISAEVRAAAIRLPSIQLKIPN; encoded by the exons ATGGAAGCCCATGCCTTGACCGTTAGAATGCTCCATCCTCTAACCTTTCCCTTCCTGGTGCTTCTGGTGTCTGGTGGCCACTCACTCCTGGCTGTAGCTAGAGGAGTCAGGGACTTTCTGCTCCTTGGCCACACGCTTGATGAAGCTCCAGGGGACACACTAGATAAA GTGGCCAGACGTCTGTCCCTCAGGAAACACCCACAGTGCTTCACACTGAGTGGAGGGCAAGCCATAGAGCTTCTGGCAAAGGACGGTGACAGGAAGAGGTTTGGTTTCAGGACACCTATGGGGCAAACTCCCGACTGTTGCTTTTCTTTCGCCGGACTTCGGAATCAGATTACGATGTTGATAAAGAAGAAAGAGGCAGAGGAAG GTGTAGAAGAAGGAACTCTTCTGTCATGTGTGAACGACATTGCAGCTGCGACTCAGCACACGGTCGCCTTACATCTTGCAAAGAGGACACATCGTGCTGTCCTGTTCTGTAAAGCCAACGATCTGCTGCCTTCAGGCAACCCAACCCTG GTGTTGTCTGGAGGAGTTGCAAGCAACCAGTATATCCGTAAAGCTCTGATGATTATCACAGAGGCGACTGGACTACGACTGCTCTGTCCTCCGGCCAAATTCTGCACCGACAACGGCGTGATGATCGCCTG GAATGGAGTTGAGCGCCTGAGAGAAGGAAACGGGATCCTGCCGCCAGATGTGGACGTCAGCTATGAGCCAAA AGCTCCACTGGGTGTGGACATCTCAGCGGAGGTGAGGGCTGCCGCCATCAGGTTACCATCGATCCAGTTGAAGATCCCAAACTGA
- the adat3 gene encoding probable inactive tRNA-specific adenosine deaminase-like protein 3 isoform X2 has protein sequence MEPQMKRWKGSECNADSWVAYPILSDEQSQDVELVEAFAAPIVNKKETSRLIRELNSLYPLNGLQHVKRVRACRNKDSPHPLEVLLCLISDVPNTKELSILSLLPSDGDKWEGLGEPFVVKIPARPPLTRPQFELASQRWPTSFHEDKQVTVALKGELFSPQQKAMMHTFMTSAVAAARAAEQLGMGAVGAVVVDPEREQVIAVGHDCRGDHPLHHAVMVCIDLVAQSQGGGYYRSDRYAACRFTPTDPTPTESHPEGGALPYICTGYDLYVTREPCVMCAMALVHSRIGRVFYGAASADGALGSKFKIHTQKDLNHRFEVYRGVLSKQCEDLNTRTS, from the coding sequence ATGGAACCTCAGATGAAACGGTGGAAAGGGTCAGAGTGCAACGCCGACTCCTGGGTCGCTTATCCCATCCTGTCAGATGAACAGTCACAAGACGTGGAGCTGGTCGAGGCGTTCGCCGCTCCGATCGTCAACAAGAAAGAGACGTCTCGGCTCATCAGAGAGCTGAACAGCCTCTACCCGTTAAACGGCCTGCAGCACGTCAAGAGGGTCCGGGCCTGCAGGAACAAGGACAGTCCTCATCCTCTGGAGGTCCTGCTGTGCCTCATCAGTGATGTTCCCAACACGAAGGAGCTCAGCATCCTGTCCCTCCTGCCTTCAGATGGAGATAAATGGGAAGGACTGGGTGAGCCGTTTGTGGTTAAGATCCCTGCGCGACCTCCGCTGACCCGGCCTCAGTTTGAGCTGGCGAGCCAGCGCTGGCCCACATCCTTTCATGAGGACAAGCAGGTGACCGTGGCTCTGAAAGGAGAGCTCTTCAGTCCCCAACAAAAAGCCATGATGCACACGTTCATGACATCTGCTGTGGCCGCTGCCAGAGCTGCAGAGCAGCTGGGGATGGGGGCAGTGGGAGCGGTTGTTGTTGACCCTGAGAGGGAGCAGGTCATAGCTGTTGGTCACGACTGCAGAGGGGACCACCCACTGCATCACGCCGTCATGGTCTGCATCGACCTGGTGGCTCAGAGTCAGGGAGGAGGTTATTATCGGTCCGACAGGTACGCAGCGTGCAGGTTCACCCCCACCGACCCAACTCCAACAGAGTCCCATCCAGAGGGAGGCGCTCTGCCGTACATATGCACCGGTTACGACCTGTACGTCACCAGAGAGCCCTGCGTTATGTGCGCCATGGCGCTGGTGCACTCCCGGATCGGTCGGGTTTTCTACGGCGCTGCGTCTGCCGATGGAGCTTTAGGGAGTAAATTCAAAATCCACACGCAGAAAGATCTGAACCATCGCTTTGAGGTTTACAGAGGAGTCCTGAGCAAGCAGTGTGAGGACCTGAACACGAGGACCTCATGA